Proteins from a genomic interval of Toxotes jaculatrix isolate fToxJac2 chromosome 5, fToxJac2.pri, whole genome shotgun sequence:
- the LOC121182507 gene encoding kelch-like protein 25, whose protein sequence is MSVTVHENRKSRTSTGSMNISLFHKPSHPDSVLTHLNTMRKQCMFTDVTLWAGDRSFPCHRAVLAACSRYFEAMFSGGLRESLDSDVNFRDSIHPEVLELLLDFAYSSRVIINEENAESLLEAGDMLQFHDIRDAAAEFLEKNLHSSNCLGMMLLSDAHQCKRLYELSWRMCLLHYETVRESEDFYSLSKDKLLELILSDELEIEDEQVVFNSVMRWVRYDLEGRRHHLPELLRGIRLALLPSECLLEAVACEELVMADKRSRSIVEEAMQCKKKILQNDGVVTSPCARPRKAGHTLLILGGQTFMCDKIYQVDHKAKEIIPKADLPSPRKEFSACAIGCKVYVTGGRGSENGVSKDVWIYDTVHEEWSKGAPMLIARFGHGSAELENSLYVVGGHTAIAGVFPASPSVSLKQVERYDPLSNKWTMMAPLRDGVSNAAVVSAKLKLFVFGGTTIHRDKASKVQCYDPVGNRWNIAAECPQPWRYTAAAVLGSQIFIMGGDTEFTAASAYRFDCETNQWTRVGDMTSKRMSCHAVASGNKLYVVGGYFGTQRCKTLDCYDPTSDSWNSITTVPYSLIPTAFVSTWKHLPA, encoded by the exons ATGTCAGTGACTGTTCATGAGAATCGTAAATCCCGCACCAGCACGGGCTCCATGAACATCTCACTGTTCCACAAGCCTTCGCATCCTGACAGTGTACTGACTCACCTGAACACCATGAGGAAACAGTGCATGTTCACTGATGTCACTCTGTGGGCTGGGGATCGCTCCTTCCCATGCCACAG AGCCGTCTTGGCAGCGTGCAGCCGTTATTTTGAGGCCATGTTCAGCGGAGGCTTGCGAGAAAGTCTGGACAGTGACGTCAATTTCAGAGACAGTATACACCCTGAG GTCTTGGAGCTTCTCCTCGACTTTGCCTATTCTTCTCGAGTCATCATAAACGAGGAGAACGCTGAGTCGTTGTTAGAGGCAGGCGACATGTTGCAGTTTCATGACATCCGGGACGCAGCCGCAGAGTTTTTAGAAAAAAACCTGCATTCCTCCAACTGCCTGGGGATGATGCTGCTTTCCGACGCCCATCAATGTAAACGACTGTACGAGCTGTCGTGGAGGATGTGTCTGTTGCACTATGAGACA GTTAGAGAGTCAGAGGATTTCTACAGTCTGTCCAAAGATAAACTGCTGGAGCTGATTCTTAGTGATGAGCTGGAGATAGAAGATGAACAG GTTGTGTTTAACTCTGTGATGCGGTGGGTTCGATACGACTTGGAGGGCAGGCGGCATCATCTACCAGAGCTGCTGAGAGGGATCAGGCTGGCTCTGCTGCCATCCGAGTGTCTGCTGGAGGCTGTGGCCTGTGAAGAGCTGGTCATGGCTGACAAGAGGAGCAG GTCAATCGTAGAAGAGGCCATGCAGTGTAAGAAGAAAATCCTTCAGAATGACGGGGTAGTGACTAGTCCTTGTGCTCGACCTCGTAAGGCAGGACATACACTGCTTATTCTGGGAGGCCAGACCTTCATGTGTGACAAGATATACCAG GTTGACCATAAGGCCAAGGAGATAATACCTAAGGCAGACCTCCCAAGCCCCAGGAAAGAGTTCAGTGCCTGTGCCATTGGCTGTAAGGTTTACgtgacaggaggaagaggatcaGAGAACGGAGTGTCTAAAGACGTCTGGATCTATGACACTGTCCATGAAGAATGGTCTAAAGGAGCACCCATGCTAATAGCCAG GTTTGGCCATGGTTCTGCTGAGTTGGAGAACAGTCTGTATGTTGTTGGAGGTCATACAGCCATAGCTGGAGTATTTCCtgcctctccatctgtctccctgAAACAG GTTGAGCGGTATGACCCTCTCAGTAATAAATGGACCATGATGGCTCCTCTGAGAGACGGCGTCAGTAATGCAGCTGTGGTCAGTGCCAAACTCAAACTCTTTGTTTTTGGGGGAACTACCATTCACAGAGACAAGGCCTCCAAG GTCCAGTGCTATGACCCTGTGGGGAACCGCTGGAATATTGCAGCTGAATGCCCCCAGCCGTGGCGCTACACAGCGGCTGCCGTCTTAGGGAGCCAGATCTTCATCATGGGTGGCGACACTGAATTCACCGCTGCCTCTGCTTATCGCTTTGACTGTGAGACCAATCAGTGGACTCGAGTGGGCGATATGACGTCCAAACGGATGAGCTGTCACGCCGTGGCCTCAGGAAACAAGCTGTATGTGGTCGGAGGGTATTTTGGGACGCAGAGGTGTAAAACACTGGACTGCTACGACCCCACGTCAGACAGTTGGAACTCCATCACCACTGTGCCTTATTCATTAATCCCCACTGCCTTTGTCAGCACCTGGAAACACCTGCCTGCCTAA
- the ska1 gene encoding spindle and kinetochore-associated protein 1, which produces MSELEDISHHIQDRISSLQRMLDLSVFELPQNKIKKLGQELFALERLLEEFEKCVGQQKEQLKDLKELEELFQKDVEDVHHMKDNIPAHMPRKKGSANGNDPVMNKNEASDVQLVHPENVKKTNKSYIREMESVTMPEFESIPQYMKGRVSYDQLNAAVQSINTAVTAKYKILHQSLKTLNNHSRKLHQRFKDQETKDTKGQYFVVEDDVREFTQMKVDKRFQGILNMLRHCQRLREVRGGGLTRYILL; this is translated from the exons ATGAGTGAGCTGGAGGATATCAGCCACCACATCCAAGACAGGATATCATCCTTACAGCGCATGTTGGATCTGTCAGTTTTTG AATTGCCTCAAAATAAGATTAAGAAACTTGGACAGGAACTCTTTGCACTGGAGAGACTTTTGGAAgagtttgaaaaatgtgttggCCAACAGAAGGAGCAGCTAAAGGATCTGAAG gaaCTTGAGGAGCTATTCCAGAAGGATGTGGAGGACGTCCATCACATGAAGGACAACATACCTGCACACATGCCCAGGAAGAAGGGCTCAGCAAA tGGAAATGACCCTGTGATGAATAAGAACGAAGCATCAGATGTTCAGCTTGTCCAtccagaaaatgtcaaaaagaccAACAAGAGCTACATCAGAGAGATGGAGTCTGTCACTATGCCAGAGTTTGAAAGCATCCCTCA GTACATGAAAGGACGTGTATCCTACGATCAGCTTAATGCTGCGGTGCAGAGCATTAACACAGCTGTAACAGCCAAATACAAGATCCTCCATCAGTcgctgaaaacactgaacaatcaTTCACGCAAGCTCCACCAGCGCTTCAAGGACCAGGAGACCAAAGATACCAAAG GTCAGTATTTTGTGGTGGAGGATGATGTTCGGGAATTTACCCAGATGAAGGTGGACAAACGATTTCAGGGGATTCTGAACATGCTGCGACACTGCCAGCGCCTCCGGGAGGTGCGAGGGGGGGGCCTCACCCGGTATATACTGCTGTGA